A DNA window from Brassica napus cultivar Da-Ae chromosome A4, Da-Ae, whole genome shotgun sequence contains the following coding sequences:
- the LOC106446989 gene encoding leucine-rich repeat receptor-like serine/threonine/tyrosine-protein kinase SOBIR1, translating into MIKMAAPTGNTNLFLRPLILSLLLLASPFVSSVEIDSSDLKALQVIETELGVNGQRSSLSSSDANPCGRGGVSCEIRHSDATGGYVLRVTRLVYRSRSLTGTISPVIGTLSELKELTLSNNKLVGGLPLDVLNCKKLEVFDVRNNRLSGQTPANFSRLVNLRIINLSSNKFSGNLNFLKNLPNLESLSVANNLFSGKIPEPVVSYNNLRFFDFSENRLLEGPVPVMSKIKISPYQTRHILAETPSTNSTKKPTNTTTTTKATASPPKDKKKKKKKNKRKKVVAWILGFVVGGIGGILSGVVFSLIFRLILKAIRGPEKLSGPSIFSPLIKRAEDLAFLENEESLASLELIGKGGCGEVFKAELPGSNGKIIAVKRVTQPSKDATELVDEESRFLNKYLRQIRSEINTVGQIRHRNLLPLLAHVPRPECHFLVYEYMKNGSLQDILTEVSAGNKELTWPARHKLALGIAAGLEYLHMESNPRIIHRDLKPANVLLDDDMEARIADFGLAKAMPDAVTHITTSKLSGTVGYIAPEYHQTLKFTDKCDIYSFGVILGVLVIGKLPSDEFFQHTDEMSLIKWMRKVLTSENPSLAIDPKLMEQGFDEQMLLVLKIACYCTLDDPKQRPNSRDVKTMLSQIKH; encoded by the coding sequence ATGATTAAAATGGCTGCTCCCACCGGAAACACCAATCTCTTTCTCCGGCCTCTCATCCtctcccttcttcttcttgcctcACCTTTCGTCTCCTCCGTGGAGATCGATTCCTCAGATCTCAAAGCTCTTCAAGTCATCGAAACAGAGCTAGGAGTCAACGGTCAAcgctcttctctctcttccagTGATGCTAACCCTTGCGGTCGCGGAGGAGTTTCCTGCGAGATACGCCACTCCGACGCCACCGGAGGATACGTTCTCCGCGTCACGAGGCTTGTATACCGATCCCGGAGCTTGACGGGGACCATCTCACCGGTTATCGGAACGTTGTCGGAGCTCAAAGAACTCACTTTGTCTAACAACAAGCTGGTCGGTGGTCTTCCACTTGATGTCTTAAACTGCAAGAAACTCGAAGTCTTTGATGTCCGAAACAACAGATTGTCCGGTCAGACTCCGGCAAACTTCTCTCGTCTGGTTAATCTTCGGATTATAAATCTTTCTTCGAACAAATTCTCCGGGAACTTGAACTTCTTGAAGAATCTACCCAATCTCGAGAGTCTCTCCGTTGCAAACAATCTCTTCTCAGGCAAGATACCGGAGCCAGTTGTGTCGTATAATAATCTCCGGTTCTTTGATTTCTCAGAAAACCGGTTATTGGAAGGTCCGGTTCCGGTTATGAGTAAAATCAAGATATCTCCATACCAAACAAGACACATTCTCGCTGAAACTCCATCTACAAACTCAACGAAGAAACCCACCAACACCACCACCACAACAAAAGCGACAGCGTCACCTccaaaagacaagaaaaagaagaagaaaaagaacaaaaggAAGAAAGTAGTTGCGTGGATCTTAGGGTTTGTCGTCGGAGGCATAGGTGGAATCCTCTCCGGAGTTGTCTTCTCATTGATCTTCAGATTGATCCTCAAAGCAATAAGAGGACCAGAGAAACTCTCAGGTCCTTCTATCTTCAGCCCTTTGATCAAAAGAGCTGAAGACTTAGCTTTCTTGGAGAACGAAGAATCACTAGCCTCTCTAGAGCTCATCGGCAAAGGAGGCTGCGGAGAAGTTTTCAAAGCCGAACTACCGGGAAGCAACGGGAAGATCATAGCCGTTAAGAGAGTGACACAGCCCTCTAAAGACGCCACCGAGCTTGTAGACGAAGAGTCCAGGTTTCTGAACAAGTACCTGAGGCAAATCAGGTCAGAGATCAATACTGTAGGTCAAATCCGGCACCGGAATCTTCTCCCGTTGCTAGCACACGTCCCGAGACCCGAGTGTCACTTCCTTGTTTATGAATACATGAAGAACGGGAGCTTGCAAGATATACTAACCGAGGTTTCAGCTGGAAACAAAGAGCTGACGTGGCCAGCAAGGCACAAGCTTGCTTTAGGTATAGCTGCGGGGCTTGAGTATCTTCACATGGAGAGTAACCCTAGAATCATCCACAGagacttgaagccggctaacgTTCTTCTTGACGACGATATGGAGGCTAGAATCGCGGATTTCGGATTGGCCAAGGCCATGCCTGATGCAGTCACGCACATTACAACCTCTAAGCTTTCAGGTACCGTGGGATACATAGCACCAGAGTATCACCAAACTCTCAAGTTCACGGACAAGTGTGACATCTATAGCTTTGGGGTGATTCTTGGGGTGCTGGTGATTGGGAAGCTTCCTTCTGATGAGTTTTTCCAGCATACTGATGAGATGAGTCTTATAAAGTGGATGAGGAAGGTACTAACGTCGGAGAATCCAAGCCTAGCGATTGATCCGAAGCTGATGGAACAAGGGTTCGATGAACAGATGCTTCTTGTTCTGAAGATTGCTTGTTACTGTACTTTGGATGATCCTAAACAGAGGCCGAACAGCAGAGATGTCAAGACTATGCTGTCCCAGATCAAGCACTAG